One Rosa chinensis cultivar Old Blush chromosome 5, RchiOBHm-V2, whole genome shotgun sequence genomic region harbors:
- the LOC112202113 gene encoding allantoinase, with product MEALLLRLLPLLTLLLSFLVFFYFQDSSTLNQKQCSLLPYQHYWIASKRIVTPQGVISGLVEVKEGKIASIVKEEDKDEKTKLENVIDYGEAVVMPGLIDVHAHLDDPGRSEWEGFPSGTKAAAAGGITTLVDMPLNSFPSTVSRETLELKLKAAESRIYVDVGFWGGLVPENAFNKSALEDLLNAGALGLKSFMCPSGINDFPMTNSSHIKEGLSVLAKYRRPLLVHAEKQLDPEANLGVEDGSNDARSYSTYLMTRPPSWEEAAIKDLVTLTKDTRIGAPAEGAHLHIVHLSDSSSSLDLIKEAKSGGDSLTVETCPHYLAFSAEEIRDGDTRFKCSPPIRDAVNKEKLWNALLEGDLDMLSSDHSPTTPELKRLDDGDFLKAWGGISCLQFVLPVTWSYGQKYGVTLEQIALWWSERPAKLAGQKLKGAIAIGNYADIVVWNPDVDFDLDDDYPIYIKHPGNSAYMGTKLSGKVSATFLRGNLVFKEGNHAPAACGVPILAK from the exons ATGGAGGCGCTGCTATTGAGGCTCTTACCTCTGCTAACACTACTCCTTTCTTTCCTAGTGTTCTTCTATTTCCAAGACTCATCCACG CTAAATCAGAAGCAATGCAGCCTGCTTCCTTACCAACACTATTGGATAGCAAGCAAGCGCATTGTGACACCTCAAGGGGTCATTTCTGGACTAG TTGAGGTGAAGGAGGGGAAGATTGCCTCCATTGTTAAAGAAGAGGATAAGGATGAGAAAACCAAGTTGGAGAATGTAATTGATTATGGAGAGGCTGTTGTCATGCCTGGCTTGATTGATGT GCATGCACATCTTGATGATCCTGGACGAAGTGAGTGGGAAGGATTTCCATCAGGGACTAAAGCTGCTGCAGCTG GTGGTATAACAACCTTGGTTGACATGCCTCTAAATAGCTTTCCTTCCACTGTCTCTAGAGAGACTTTGGAGCTCAAGCTTAAGGCTGCGGAAAGCAGAATTTATGTTGATGTTG GTTTCTGGGGAGGCCTTGTCCCTGAAAATGCATTCAACAAATCTGCTCTTGAGGATCTCTTAAATGCTGGTGCTCTTGGTTTGAAG TCTTTCATGTGTCCATCAGGGATCAATGACTTTCCTATGACAAACAGCAGTCATATTAAG GAGGGTCTGTCTGTACTGGCAAAATATCGGAGGCCTTTACTTGTACATGCAGAGAAACAACTAGATCCTGAAGCTAACTTGGGAGTCGAAGATGGTAGTAATGATGCTCGTTCCTATTCAACGTATCTTATGACTAGGCCACCTTCATg GGAAGAGGCAGCTATAAAGGATCTCGTTACCTTGACAAAGGACACAAGGATTGGTGCTCCTGCAGAAGGAGCTCATCTTCATATTGTGCACTTGTCTGACTCAAGCTCTTCATTAGATCTTATTAAG GAAGCAAAAAGTGGTGGCGACAGTTTAACTGTTGAGACGTGCCCTCACTACTTAGCTTTCTCAGCCGAAGAGATTCGGGATGGAGATACTCGTTTTAAGTGTTCTCCACCCATCCGTGATGCTGTCAATAAGGAAAAACTGTGGAACGCTCTGTTG GAAGGGGATCTTGACATGTTAAGCTCTGATCATTCTCCAACAACACCCGAACTTAAGCGGCTGGATGATGGTGACTTTTTAAAGGCTTGGGGTGGCATATCGTGCTTGCAG TTTGTTCTTCCTGTGACATGGTCGTATGGCCAGAAATATGGAGTAACTTTAGAACAAATAGCTTTGTGGTGGAGTGAAAGGCCGGCCAAGCTTGCTGGACAAAAACTAAAG GGGGCAATTGCAATTGGAAACTATGCAGATATTGTAGTATGGAATCCAGATGTTGATTTTGACCTTGACGATGACTATCCTATATACATTAAGCATCCG GGTAATTCAGCCTACATGGGAACAAAGTTATCTGGAAAAGTCTCAGCTACTTTTCTTAGAGGAAACCTTGTCTTCAAAGAAGGGAATCATGCTCCTGCAGCCTGTGGTGTTCCGATTCTGGCAAAATAA
- the LOC112202111 gene encoding endonuclease MutS2 isoform X3 has product MQKPMLTSLTPFNLTFFLSSPKSSYLFPKPTATAAVTNFSLSHSLQSETLEILEWPSVCNHLSALASTSMGFSAAQKAQIPFGKSKSESQKLLDQTAAAVSAIAAIGSPPPDLLSIEDVSEIVNDAVLGKLLTINELCAVRRTLIAAKALFEKLKALADSHRYLPLLEVLEGCDFLVKLERTIGLCIDCNLSEILDTASEDLEIIRFEKKRNMEKLDALLKEMSSKIFKAGGIDSPLVTKRRARMCVGVRARYKYLVPDGVVLDASSSGATYFMEPSEAVELNNMEVRLSNAEKAEEIGILSFLTSEIAKSEGEIVYLLDKIVEVDLAFARAVYARWMNGVCPIFSSKDGKDLENGGAEIGISIDIEGIQHPLLLESSLSSLSDALASSSRSALSSKDGNDVKMVYRSLSSGVSDFPVPIDIKIGYGTRVVVISGPNTGGKTASMKTLGLASLMSKAGMYLPARSQPKLPWFDLVLADIGDQQSLEQSLSTFSGHISRICNILEVTSKESLVLIDEIGSGTDPSEGVALSTSILQYLKDRVNLAVVTTHYADLSLLKEKDHQFENAAMEFSPETLQPTYRVLWGSIGDSNALSIAKSIGFNQQIIERAQDWVERLRPEKQQERKGLLHRSLIEERNRLEAQAKMAASLHSETRDIYHELLRPRLNFATPTQFQPIISV; this is encoded by the exons ATGCAAAAACCAATGCTCACCTCCCTCACTCCATTCAACCTaaccttcttcctctcctccccAAAATCTTCATACCTCTTCCCCAAACCCACCGCCACCGCCGCCGTCACTAACTTCTCCCTCTCCCATTCCCTCCAATCCGAAACCCTCGAAATCCTCGAATGGCCCTCCGTCTGCAACCACCTCTCCGCTCTCGCCTCCACCTCCATGGGCTTCTCCGCCGCGCAGAAGGCCCAAATTCCCTTCGGAAAATCCAAGTCCGAGAGCCAGAAGCTTCTAGATCAAACCGCCGCCGCGGTCTCCGCCATCGCAGCGATCGGTTCTCCGCCGCCCGATCTCCTCTCCATCGAGGACGTCTCCGAGATCGTAAACGACGCCGTTTTGGGCAAATTGCTCACTATCAACGAGCTCTGCGCTGTGCGTAGAACACTCATAGCCGCAAAGGCCTTGTTCGAGAAGCTGAAGGCCTTAGCAGATTCTCATAG GTACTTGCCATTGCTTGAAGTACTTGAGGGTTGTGATTTTCTAGTGAAGCTGGAGAGAACTATAGGGTTGTGCATAGACTGCAATCTTTCGGAGATTCTCGACACGGCTAGTGAAGACTTGGAGATCATTAGGTTCGAAAAGAAGAGGAACATGGAGAAATTGGATGCTTTGTTGAAGGAAATGTCGTCTAAGATATTTAAGGCCGGGGGGATTGACAGTCCTTTGGTGACGAAGCGCAGGGCGAGGATGTGTGTGGGTGTTAGAGCTAGGTACAAGTATTTGGTTCCAGATGGGGTGGTGTTGGATGCTAGTAGTTCTGGTGCGACGTACTTCATGGAGCCGAGTGAGGCGGTGGAGTTGAATAACATGGAAGTGAGGCTTTCGAATGCTGAGAAGGCTGAGGAAATAGGCATTTTGAGCTTCCTTACATCAGAAATTGCAAAATCAGAAGGGGAGATAGTGTATTTGTTAGATAAGATTGTAGAAGTTGATCTTGCTTTTGCTAGAGCTGTGTATGCTCGGTGGATGAATGGGGTATGCCCAATTTTCAGTTCTAAGGATGGCAAGGATTTAGAGAATGGTGGAGCTGAAATTGGGATATCGATAGATATTGAAGGAATACAACATCCTTTGCTCCTTGAGTCATCTCTTAGTAGTTTGTCTGATGCCCTTGCATCCAGTTCTAGAAGCGCACTTTCCTCCAAAGACGGAAATGATGTAAAAATGGTCTATCGAAGTTTATCTAGTGGTGTATCTGATTTTCCAGTGCCAATAGATATCAAAATTGGATATGGAACCAGAGTGGTTGTAATCTCAGGGCCTAATACTGGCGGGAAAACAGCTTCCATGAAAACTTTGGGCCTGGCATCTCTTATGTCGAAAGCTGGAATGTATCTGCCTGCTAGAAGCCAGCCAAAGCTTCCATGGTTTGATCTTGTTCTAGCTGATATTGGAGATCAACAG TCTCTTGAGCAAAGCCTCTCAACATTTAGTGGGCACATATCACGGATCTGTAATATTTTGGAAGTCACCTCAAAAGAATCACTTGTCCTCATTGATGAAATTGGTAGTGGAACCGATCCTTCAGAAGGTGTGGCTCTTTCTACCAGCATTTTGCAATATCTCAAAGATCGCGTTAACTTAGCTGTTGTGACTACTCATTACGCGGATTTAAGTCTTCTAAAAGAAAAGGATCACCAGTTTGAAAATGCAGCCATGGAGTTTTCTCCAGAAACCTTACAACCAACTTATCGGGTCCTATGGGGAAGTATTGGTGACTCAAATGCATTGAGTATTGCTAAATCAATTGGTTTTAATCAACAAATAATTGAACGCGCACAAGATTGGGTGGAAAGATTAAGGCCAGAAAAGCAGCAAGAGCGTAAAGGTTTGCTACATCGGTCATTAATAGAGGAAAGAAACAGACTGGAAGCTCAGGCTAAGATGGCAGcgtctcttcattcagaaacCAGGGATATTTATCATGAG TTGTTACGGCCAAGATTAAATTTTGCAACTCCAACTCAATTCCAGCCAATTATATCAGTTTG A
- the LOC112202111 gene encoding endonuclease MutS2 isoform X1, whose translation MQKPMLTSLTPFNLTFFLSSPKSSYLFPKPTATAAVTNFSLSHSLQSETLEILEWPSVCNHLSALASTSMGFSAAQKAQIPFGKSKSESQKLLDQTAAAVSAIAAIGSPPPDLLSIEDVSEIVNDAVLGKLLTINELCAVRRTLIAAKALFEKLKALADSHRYLPLLEVLEGCDFLVKLERTIGLCIDCNLSEILDTASEDLEIIRFEKKRNMEKLDALLKEMSSKIFKAGGIDSPLVTKRRARMCVGVRARYKYLVPDGVVLDASSSGATYFMEPSEAVELNNMEVRLSNAEKAEEIGILSFLTSEIAKSEGEIVYLLDKIVEVDLAFARAVYARWMNGVCPIFSSKDGKDLENGGAEIGISIDIEGIQHPLLLESSLSSLSDALASSSRSALSSKDGNDVKMVYRSLSSGVSDFPVPIDIKIGYGTRVVVISGPNTGGKTASMKTLGLASLMSKAGMYLPARSQPKLPWFDLVLADIGDQQSLEQSLSTFSGHISRICNILEVTSKESLVLIDEIGSGTDPSEGVALSTSILQYLKDRVNLAVVTTHYADLSLLKEKDHQFENAAMEFSPETLQPTYRVLWGSIGDSNALSIAKSIGFNQQIIERAQDWVERLRPEKQQERKGLLHRSLIEERNRLEAQAKMAASLHSETRDIYHELLRPRLNFATPTQFQPIISIQDEAEDLDVRKRALMAKETLQVREEVKIVKSQLEAVLQEFDNRLKTAGADQLNLLIKKSEAVIASIIEAHSPEDGFLVNETSETSYTPRFGEQVYLKGLRDKIATVVEAPGDDGTVLVQYGKIKVRLKNNEIRAIPSSDKNAVTSSVPRLKQRVWRSRTVENKDAEVSYSPAVQTSKNTVDLRGMRAEEASYNLDMAIATRESQSVLFVVHGMGTGVVKERALELLKKHPRVAKYEAESPMNYGCTVAYIK comes from the exons ATGCAAAAACCAATGCTCACCTCCCTCACTCCATTCAACCTaaccttcttcctctcctccccAAAATCTTCATACCTCTTCCCCAAACCCACCGCCACCGCCGCCGTCACTAACTTCTCCCTCTCCCATTCCCTCCAATCCGAAACCCTCGAAATCCTCGAATGGCCCTCCGTCTGCAACCACCTCTCCGCTCTCGCCTCCACCTCCATGGGCTTCTCCGCCGCGCAGAAGGCCCAAATTCCCTTCGGAAAATCCAAGTCCGAGAGCCAGAAGCTTCTAGATCAAACCGCCGCCGCGGTCTCCGCCATCGCAGCGATCGGTTCTCCGCCGCCCGATCTCCTCTCCATCGAGGACGTCTCCGAGATCGTAAACGACGCCGTTTTGGGCAAATTGCTCACTATCAACGAGCTCTGCGCTGTGCGTAGAACACTCATAGCCGCAAAGGCCTTGTTCGAGAAGCTGAAGGCCTTAGCAGATTCTCATAG GTACTTGCCATTGCTTGAAGTACTTGAGGGTTGTGATTTTCTAGTGAAGCTGGAGAGAACTATAGGGTTGTGCATAGACTGCAATCTTTCGGAGATTCTCGACACGGCTAGTGAAGACTTGGAGATCATTAGGTTCGAAAAGAAGAGGAACATGGAGAAATTGGATGCTTTGTTGAAGGAAATGTCGTCTAAGATATTTAAGGCCGGGGGGATTGACAGTCCTTTGGTGACGAAGCGCAGGGCGAGGATGTGTGTGGGTGTTAGAGCTAGGTACAAGTATTTGGTTCCAGATGGGGTGGTGTTGGATGCTAGTAGTTCTGGTGCGACGTACTTCATGGAGCCGAGTGAGGCGGTGGAGTTGAATAACATGGAAGTGAGGCTTTCGAATGCTGAGAAGGCTGAGGAAATAGGCATTTTGAGCTTCCTTACATCAGAAATTGCAAAATCAGAAGGGGAGATAGTGTATTTGTTAGATAAGATTGTAGAAGTTGATCTTGCTTTTGCTAGAGCTGTGTATGCTCGGTGGATGAATGGGGTATGCCCAATTTTCAGTTCTAAGGATGGCAAGGATTTAGAGAATGGTGGAGCTGAAATTGGGATATCGATAGATATTGAAGGAATACAACATCCTTTGCTCCTTGAGTCATCTCTTAGTAGTTTGTCTGATGCCCTTGCATCCAGTTCTAGAAGCGCACTTTCCTCCAAAGACGGAAATGATGTAAAAATGGTCTATCGAAGTTTATCTAGTGGTGTATCTGATTTTCCAGTGCCAATAGATATCAAAATTGGATATGGAACCAGAGTGGTTGTAATCTCAGGGCCTAATACTGGCGGGAAAACAGCTTCCATGAAAACTTTGGGCCTGGCATCTCTTATGTCGAAAGCTGGAATGTATCTGCCTGCTAGAAGCCAGCCAAAGCTTCCATGGTTTGATCTTGTTCTAGCTGATATTGGAGATCAACAG TCTCTTGAGCAAAGCCTCTCAACATTTAGTGGGCACATATCACGGATCTGTAATATTTTGGAAGTCACCTCAAAAGAATCACTTGTCCTCATTGATGAAATTGGTAGTGGAACCGATCCTTCAGAAGGTGTGGCTCTTTCTACCAGCATTTTGCAATATCTCAAAGATCGCGTTAACTTAGCTGTTGTGACTACTCATTACGCGGATTTAAGTCTTCTAAAAGAAAAGGATCACCAGTTTGAAAATGCAGCCATGGAGTTTTCTCCAGAAACCTTACAACCAACTTATCGGGTCCTATGGGGAAGTATTGGTGACTCAAATGCATTGAGTATTGCTAAATCAATTGGTTTTAATCAACAAATAATTGAACGCGCACAAGATTGGGTGGAAAGATTAAGGCCAGAAAAGCAGCAAGAGCGTAAAGGTTTGCTACATCGGTCATTAATAGAGGAAAGAAACAGACTGGAAGCTCAGGCTAAGATGGCAGcgtctcttcattcagaaacCAGGGATATTTATCATGAG TTGTTACGGCCAAGATTAAATTTTGCAACTCCAACTCAATTCCAGCCAATTATATCA ATCCAAGATGAGGCAGAAGATCTTGACGTGCGCAAGAGAGCTCTTATGGCAAAGGAAACCCTACAGGTTCGGGAAGAAGTGAAGATTGtcaaatctcaattggaagctGTGCTTCAGGAGTTTGATAACCGACTCAAAACTGCTGGTGCTGATCAGTTGAATTTGCTGATAAAGAAATCAGAAGCTGTAATTGCATCTATTATTGAGGCTCACAGTCCTGAAGATGGTTTCTTGGTAAATGAGACATCTGAAACTTCATACACACCTCGATTTGGGGAACAAGTCTATTTGAAGGGACTCAGAGATAAGATAGCTACCGTAGTTGAAGCACCTGGAGATGATGGGACAGTGCTCGTACAATATGGTAAAATTAAGGTTAGgttgaagaataatgagatcagaGCTATTCCTAGTAGTGATAAGAATGCCGTGACTAGTTCTGTCCCACGTTTGAAGCAGCGG GTTTGGCGGAGCCGTACTGTGGAAAACAAAGATGCGGAGGTTTCTTATAGTCCAGCGGTACAAACATCAAAGAACACAGTGGATCTTCGTGGCATGAGGGCGGAGGAAGCTTCTTACAATCTGGACATGGCCATCGCTACTAGAGAGTCTCAGTCAGTTCTTTTTGTTGTACATGGGATGGGCACAGGGGTTGTCAAAGAGCGAGCACTTGAGCTTTTAAAGAAACATCCACGAGTAGCCAAGTATGAAGCGGAAAGTCCAATGAATTATGGTTGTACAGTTGCTTACATCAAGTGA
- the LOC112202111 gene encoding endonuclease MutS2 isoform X2 — protein MQKPMLTSLTPFNLTFFLSSPKSSYLFPKPTATAAVTNFSLSHSLQSETLEILEWPSVCNHLSALASTSMGFSAAQKAQIPFGKSKSESQKLLDQTAAAVSAIAAIGSPPPDLLSIEDVSEIVNDAVLGKLLTINELCAVRRTLIAAKALFEKLKALADSHRYLPLLEVLEGCDFLVKLERTIGLCIDCNLSEILDTASEDLEIIRFEKKRNMEKLDALLKEMSSKIFKAGGIDSPLVTKRRARMCVGVRARYKYLVPDGVVLDASSSGATYFMEPSEAVELNNMEVRLSNAEKAEEIGILSFLTSEIAKSEGEIVYLLDKIVEVDLAFARAVYARWMNGVCPIFSSKDGKDLENGGAEIGISIDIEGIQHPLLLESSLSSLSDALASSSRSALSSKDGNDVKMVYRSLSSGVSDFPVPIDIKIGYGTRVVVISGPNTGGKTASMKTLGLASLMSKAGMYLPARSQPKLPWFDLVLADIGDQQSLEQSLSTFSGHISRICNILEVTSKESLVLIDEIGSGTDPSEGVALSTSILQYLKDRVNLAVVTTHYADLSLLKEKDHQFENAAMEFSPETLQPTYRVLWGSIGDSNALSIAKSIGFNQQIIERAQDWVERLRPEKQQERKGLLHRSLIEERNRLEAQAKMAASLHSETRDIYHEIQDEAEDLDVRKRALMAKETLQVREEVKIVKSQLEAVLQEFDNRLKTAGADQLNLLIKKSEAVIASIIEAHSPEDGFLVNETSETSYTPRFGEQVYLKGLRDKIATVVEAPGDDGTVLVQYGKIKVRLKNNEIRAIPSSDKNAVTSSVPRLKQRVWRSRTVENKDAEVSYSPAVQTSKNTVDLRGMRAEEASYNLDMAIATRESQSVLFVVHGMGTGVVKERALELLKKHPRVAKYEAESPMNYGCTVAYIK, from the exons ATGCAAAAACCAATGCTCACCTCCCTCACTCCATTCAACCTaaccttcttcctctcctccccAAAATCTTCATACCTCTTCCCCAAACCCACCGCCACCGCCGCCGTCACTAACTTCTCCCTCTCCCATTCCCTCCAATCCGAAACCCTCGAAATCCTCGAATGGCCCTCCGTCTGCAACCACCTCTCCGCTCTCGCCTCCACCTCCATGGGCTTCTCCGCCGCGCAGAAGGCCCAAATTCCCTTCGGAAAATCCAAGTCCGAGAGCCAGAAGCTTCTAGATCAAACCGCCGCCGCGGTCTCCGCCATCGCAGCGATCGGTTCTCCGCCGCCCGATCTCCTCTCCATCGAGGACGTCTCCGAGATCGTAAACGACGCCGTTTTGGGCAAATTGCTCACTATCAACGAGCTCTGCGCTGTGCGTAGAACACTCATAGCCGCAAAGGCCTTGTTCGAGAAGCTGAAGGCCTTAGCAGATTCTCATAG GTACTTGCCATTGCTTGAAGTACTTGAGGGTTGTGATTTTCTAGTGAAGCTGGAGAGAACTATAGGGTTGTGCATAGACTGCAATCTTTCGGAGATTCTCGACACGGCTAGTGAAGACTTGGAGATCATTAGGTTCGAAAAGAAGAGGAACATGGAGAAATTGGATGCTTTGTTGAAGGAAATGTCGTCTAAGATATTTAAGGCCGGGGGGATTGACAGTCCTTTGGTGACGAAGCGCAGGGCGAGGATGTGTGTGGGTGTTAGAGCTAGGTACAAGTATTTGGTTCCAGATGGGGTGGTGTTGGATGCTAGTAGTTCTGGTGCGACGTACTTCATGGAGCCGAGTGAGGCGGTGGAGTTGAATAACATGGAAGTGAGGCTTTCGAATGCTGAGAAGGCTGAGGAAATAGGCATTTTGAGCTTCCTTACATCAGAAATTGCAAAATCAGAAGGGGAGATAGTGTATTTGTTAGATAAGATTGTAGAAGTTGATCTTGCTTTTGCTAGAGCTGTGTATGCTCGGTGGATGAATGGGGTATGCCCAATTTTCAGTTCTAAGGATGGCAAGGATTTAGAGAATGGTGGAGCTGAAATTGGGATATCGATAGATATTGAAGGAATACAACATCCTTTGCTCCTTGAGTCATCTCTTAGTAGTTTGTCTGATGCCCTTGCATCCAGTTCTAGAAGCGCACTTTCCTCCAAAGACGGAAATGATGTAAAAATGGTCTATCGAAGTTTATCTAGTGGTGTATCTGATTTTCCAGTGCCAATAGATATCAAAATTGGATATGGAACCAGAGTGGTTGTAATCTCAGGGCCTAATACTGGCGGGAAAACAGCTTCCATGAAAACTTTGGGCCTGGCATCTCTTATGTCGAAAGCTGGAATGTATCTGCCTGCTAGAAGCCAGCCAAAGCTTCCATGGTTTGATCTTGTTCTAGCTGATATTGGAGATCAACAG TCTCTTGAGCAAAGCCTCTCAACATTTAGTGGGCACATATCACGGATCTGTAATATTTTGGAAGTCACCTCAAAAGAATCACTTGTCCTCATTGATGAAATTGGTAGTGGAACCGATCCTTCAGAAGGTGTGGCTCTTTCTACCAGCATTTTGCAATATCTCAAAGATCGCGTTAACTTAGCTGTTGTGACTACTCATTACGCGGATTTAAGTCTTCTAAAAGAAAAGGATCACCAGTTTGAAAATGCAGCCATGGAGTTTTCTCCAGAAACCTTACAACCAACTTATCGGGTCCTATGGGGAAGTATTGGTGACTCAAATGCATTGAGTATTGCTAAATCAATTGGTTTTAATCAACAAATAATTGAACGCGCACAAGATTGGGTGGAAAGATTAAGGCCAGAAAAGCAGCAAGAGCGTAAAGGTTTGCTACATCGGTCATTAATAGAGGAAAGAAACAGACTGGAAGCTCAGGCTAAGATGGCAGcgtctcttcattcagaaacCAGGGATATTTATCATGAG ATCCAAGATGAGGCAGAAGATCTTGACGTGCGCAAGAGAGCTCTTATGGCAAAGGAAACCCTACAGGTTCGGGAAGAAGTGAAGATTGtcaaatctcaattggaagctGTGCTTCAGGAGTTTGATAACCGACTCAAAACTGCTGGTGCTGATCAGTTGAATTTGCTGATAAAGAAATCAGAAGCTGTAATTGCATCTATTATTGAGGCTCACAGTCCTGAAGATGGTTTCTTGGTAAATGAGACATCTGAAACTTCATACACACCTCGATTTGGGGAACAAGTCTATTTGAAGGGACTCAGAGATAAGATAGCTACCGTAGTTGAAGCACCTGGAGATGATGGGACAGTGCTCGTACAATATGGTAAAATTAAGGTTAGgttgaagaataatgagatcagaGCTATTCCTAGTAGTGATAAGAATGCCGTGACTAGTTCTGTCCCACGTTTGAAGCAGCGG GTTTGGCGGAGCCGTACTGTGGAAAACAAAGATGCGGAGGTTTCTTATAGTCCAGCGGTACAAACATCAAAGAACACAGTGGATCTTCGTGGCATGAGGGCGGAGGAAGCTTCTTACAATCTGGACATGGCCATCGCTACTAGAGAGTCTCAGTCAGTTCTTTTTGTTGTACATGGGATGGGCACAGGGGTTGTCAAAGAGCGAGCACTTGAGCTTTTAAAGAAACATCCACGAGTAGCCAAGTATGAAGCGGAAAGTCCAATGAATTATGGTTGTACAGTTGCTTACATCAAGTGA
- the LOC112202114 gene encoding stem-specific protein TSJT1, whose product MLTVFDKATGNPPVELGLPSIGPEKAKTREEILKLFQSSRPECTIYYLSDGNFMALSHDNENQSHPRSIVVIDDVFCIFFGTLENTSDLRRYYGLPRQATEAMVVVEVYKVLRDRAPYPADQVIKDLQGKFAFILFDARSGTLFAARDRDASVELHWGMAGDGSLVCSHKLNIIREACGKCCAPFPPGCIFSNGSGLMSFIHPLHKVRAIAREDDSGNICGVSFQVDLFTRIPSIPRTFSGQNWADATAVKEGDHY is encoded by the exons ATGTTGACGGTTTTCGACAAGGCAACAGGAAACCCTCCTGTAGAGCTGGGGCTTCCTTCGATTGGGCCGGAGAAGGCAAAGACCAGAGAGGAAATCTTGAAGCTTTTCCAATCATCACGTCCTGAGTGCACTATATACTACCTTTCAGATGGGAATTTCATGGCTTTGTCTCATGACAATGAAAATCAGTCTCACCCAAG GTCAATTGTAGTCATAGACGATGTCTTCTGCATTTTCTTTGGGACTTTGGAGAACACTTCTGACCTGAGACGATACTATGGCCTTCCAAGGCAAGCAACAGAAGCCATGGTTGTGGTTGAAGTCTATAAAGTCCTAAGAGATCGAGCACCCTACCCAGCTGATCAAGTCATCAAAGATCTACAGGGAAAATTTGCATTTATCCTCTTCGATGCTAGATCTGGTACCCTTTTTGCAGCCAGG GACCGAGATGCAAGCGTTGAACTTCACTGGGGAATGGCAGGTGATGGGTCTCTAGTCTGCTCCCACAAACTCAACATCATAAGAGAAGCTTGTGGAAAATGTTGTGCACCTTTCCCTCCAG GCTGCATATTCTCAAATGGAAGTGGTTTGATGAGCTTTATTCATCCACTACACAAGGTAAGGGCAATTGCACGCGAAGACGACAGTGGCAACATTTGTGGAGTTTCTTTTCAGGTGGATCTGTTCACGCGAATCCCCAGCATTCCACGCACCTTTAGTGGACAGAATTGGGCGGATGCAACTGCTGTCAAGGAAGGAGatcactactag
- the LOC112202975 gene encoding translation initiation factor IF-2-like, whose protein sequence is MATPKWACMALLLFLSLGVGSAGRAKVVDKPEKFVLDGHIGLKPGVHMGGIIEGALGHNDKSPQSPPTPPPSPSDTSVAGARGDGYGGGQGSGYGSGQVGGIIGGGGGGGGGGGFGGGGSGGGSFGRGGGGGWSGGGGGGGGREGGDDCGDQSGGDDGDQGGSPSIVVPGFTIPGFDIGGVIGGGISTGSSGLYCTPINCRGNDCKGVHLYFDNSNAPNMAPILAPETLAGSNGQKQNVNHEVEDKHSMDTLASEPSTSLDTKPRSPDPKDDSAAPIYVPVPVPDPNNAPSSRGRPWPPIDPPTPPSNTLGSSNALAPEPSDALELEPSYDSVVPKPSEDLEVELSVVPKPAPGLD, encoded by the coding sequence ATGGCAACACCAAAATGGGCATGCATGGCTCTTTTGCTATTTCTCAGCTTGGGAGTTGGCTCTGCTGGTAGAGCCAAAGTGGTTGATAAACCAGAAAAGTTTGTCTTGGATGGACATATTGGTTTGAAACCAGGCGTCCACATGGGAGGTATTATTGAAGGGGCACTTGGCCACAATGACAAGAGTCCCCAGAGTCCCCCCACTCCACCACCCAGCCCAAGTGACACCTCTGTTGCCGGAGCCAGAGGTGATGGTTATGGTGGAGGCCAAGGCAGCGGCTATGGAAGCGGCCAAGTAGGAGGCATTAttgggggaggaggaggaggtggaggcgGTGGTGGGTTTGGCGGGGGTGGAAGCGGAGGAGGCAGCTTTGGTAGAGGTGGAGGCGGCGGATGGAGTGGTGGAggaggtggcggtggcggcCGAGAAGGTGGTGATGATTGCGGGGACCAAAGCGGCGGTGATGACGGAGACCAAGGCGGCAGCCCAAGCATTGTCGTCCCAGGTTTTACCATTCCTGGCTTTGACATTGGCGGTGTTATCGGCGGTGGAATTAGTACTGGATCTTCTGGTCTATACTGCACACCAATTAATTGCCGTGGTAATGACTGCAAAGGAGTTCATTTGTACTTCGATAACTCTAATGCTCCCAATATGGCCCCCATTTTGGCGCCAGAGACCCTGGCGGGAAGCAACGGTCAAAAACAAAATGTGaaccatgaagtggaggatAAACACAGTATGGATACCCTGGCTTCAGAACCAAGCACTAGCCTCGACACGAAACCAAGGTCACCAGACCCGAAGGATGACAGTGCAGCCCCAATCTATGTCCCTGTACCAGTCCCAGACCCAAACAATGCCCCGTCATCACGGGGAAGACCTTGGCCACCAATCGATCCTCCGACACCACCAAGCAACACCCTGGGATCAAGCAATGCCCTGGCACCAGAACCAAGCGATGCCCTGGAACTGGAACCAAGCTATGATTCCGTGGTCCCAAAACCAAGTGAGGACCTGGAAGTAGAACTAAGCGTGGTCCCAAAACCGGCACCGGGATTAGACTAG